A window of the Desulforapulum autotrophicum HRM2 genome harbors these coding sequences:
- a CDS encoding CBS domain-containing protein, with protein MEKKIKVMMVDDEPRFRETASKLLKKKGFETTIAGSGEEAIAILGTKPQDVVLLDVKMEGMDGHTTLAQIKKIAPKTQVIMLTGHGTSDSAASSRKLEAFDYLTKPCDIDILAMKINEAFAVGQPGVAQAEKKVKDIMTQIDDYSTVHLNTTIREAIEKLMGCMTNLASSNLIRESAQRSLFVFDDKKNFIGMLSVKDIIKGARPSYLSLPKSQMADSVRFSHVFTGGWDGLFTIQLKALAEKKISELVLESPPLIDENANLMEVAELLFKTKKTSLIVTSGKRVVGILREQNLFFEIVNIVTR; from the coding sequence ATGGAGAAAAAAATAAAAGTGATGATGGTGGATGACGAGCCCAGGTTTCGTGAAACCGCATCAAAGCTATTAAAAAAGAAAGGGTTTGAAACAACCATTGCCGGATCAGGAGAAGAGGCCATCGCCATACTTGGCACAAAACCCCAGGACGTAGTTCTCCTGGATGTCAAGATGGAGGGCATGGACGGACACACGACCCTTGCACAAATTAAAAAAATCGCCCCTAAAACCCAGGTAATCATGCTCACAGGCCACGGGACTTCAGATTCTGCCGCAAGTTCGCGCAAGCTTGAGGCCTTTGATTATCTGACCAAGCCCTGTGACATTGACATCCTTGCCATGAAAATAAACGAGGCATTTGCCGTTGGACAACCGGGTGTGGCTCAAGCGGAAAAAAAGGTCAAGGATATCATGACCCAGATTGACGATTATTCCACGGTACACCTGAACACAACCATCAGAGAAGCTATTGAAAAACTCATGGGATGCATGACCAACCTTGCATCGAGCAATCTGATACGGGAAAGTGCCCAGCGGTCGCTGTTTGTGTTTGATGACAAGAAGAATTTTATCGGAATGCTCAGTGTCAAGGACATTATCAAAGGCGCCAGGCCATCCTATCTTTCCCTTCCAAAATCTCAAATGGCAGACAGCGTGAGATTTTCCCATGTCTTTACAGGAGGGTGGGATGGGCTTTTCACCATCCAGCTGAAGGCTTTGGCTGAAAAGAAAATCAGTGAGCTCGTTCTGGAATCCCCACCCCTGATCGATGAAAATGCGAACCTGATGGAGGTGGCGGAACTTCTGTTCAAAACCAAGAAGACAAGCCTCATTGTAACATCCGGCAAACGAGTAGTCGGCATTTTAAGGGAACAGAACCTTTTCTTTGAAATCGTGAACATCGTCACCAGGTGA
- a CDS encoding SLC13 family permease, with protein sequence MTQQAKKKVTGYDKYVDWKLFIFPVVICIVILLMPTPKSIMDVGTEYGVGPKAVISHLTQQLFNDTPANVSQWQLLTVNMMEQNLQMGAMSKARLLKRNEKWCNKYKIPVDSANLAKAMTYVKENFTDEAFRKTMMDSMSLRRDTLSYDTLGEKDKKIADKRSWNIKVAVATMVFVVFCFVTECIPLPGVAFCIGLILVFTNVVSRQQVAMFYWSDACWFIMGSLMFAVAFVKTGVDKRVCLLIFKRLAVPNVRWISLIMIMIIAPLAAFISDHALAAMFLPIGILLYQNSLTDEIPEDPELAKMLMITIAMACNIGGFGAPSGGARNVIMMTYLEDMFGFDIGYFQWVSYAMPFVLCMMPLTWIVLNWRFKPRITDLRPAMDHLKREINKMGSWNRHQIIALIIFLVMVFGWFTEKVFYDMGIYPVRLGIGVLAVAGAMAYLLSGIVNWRDYQEKVDWGVVWLYAGAIIFGRTLDETGAAYWMARSVIDFLAPLGMDSGIPLMLVNNGLTAVLTNLMADGPAAAAVGPISLNMAGLVHPGTTFLPFIAMSTAAASSFAYCLIIGTPPNAIVYASGYLEPKDYFKVGAVMWVVANVMLILLTTVYWGYRGFGGLPGF encoded by the coding sequence ATGACACAGCAAGCCAAAAAAAAAGTAACGGGATACGATAAATATGTGGACTGGAAGCTATTTATTTTTCCAGTTGTGATCTGTATAGTCATTCTCTTGATGCCCACCCCAAAGAGCATCATGGATGTGGGCACGGAATACGGGGTGGGTCCCAAGGCCGTTATCAGCCATCTGACCCAGCAACTCTTTAACGACACACCAGCCAATGTGAGCCAGTGGCAGCTTTTGACCGTCAACATGATGGAGCAGAACCTGCAGATGGGTGCCATGTCAAAGGCAAGGCTTTTAAAACGAAACGAAAAATGGTGCAACAAATACAAAATCCCCGTGGATTCCGCCAACCTTGCCAAGGCAATGACCTATGTCAAGGAGAACTTCACGGATGAGGCCTTTCGCAAGACGATGATGGACAGCATGTCCCTTAGAAGAGACACCCTCTCCTACGACACCCTTGGGGAAAAGGATAAAAAGATTGCAGACAAACGAAGCTGGAACATTAAGGTCGCCGTTGCCACCATGGTATTTGTGGTATTCTGCTTTGTCACCGAATGCATCCCCCTTCCCGGAGTTGCATTCTGCATCGGCCTGATCCTTGTCTTTACAAACGTAGTATCAAGACAACAGGTGGCCATGTTCTACTGGAGTGATGCCTGCTGGTTCATCATGGGTAGCCTGATGTTTGCCGTGGCCTTTGTCAAGACAGGGGTAGATAAAAGGGTATGCCTCCTGATATTCAAACGACTGGCCGTACCCAACGTGCGATGGATTTCGCTGATCATGATCATGATCATTGCCCCCCTTGCCGCCTTTATTTCCGACCATGCCCTGGCAGCCATGTTTCTGCCCATTGGTATTCTTCTCTACCAGAACAGCCTGACCGACGAGATTCCCGAGGACCCCGAGCTTGCCAAGATGCTCATGATCACCATTGCCATGGCCTGTAATATCGGCGGTTTTGGTGCACCCTCCGGCGGTGCCAGGAACGTTATCATGATGACCTACCTTGAGGACATGTTCGGGTTTGACATCGGCTATTTCCAGTGGGTCAGCTATGCCATGCCCTTTGTCCTCTGCATGATGCCCCTGACCTGGATCGTGCTGAACTGGAGATTCAAACCAAGGATCACCGACCTTAGACCTGCCATGGATCACCTGAAGCGGGAAATCAACAAGATGGGCTCGTGGAACCGTCATCAGATCATAGCACTGATCATCTTCCTTGTTATGGTCTTTGGCTGGTTCACGGAAAAGGTATTCTACGACATGGGTATTTACCCGGTCCGCTTAGGCATTGGCGTCCTTGCCGTTGCAGGTGCCATGGCCTACCTTCTGTCGGGCATTGTCAACTGGCGGGATTACCAGGAAAAAGTTGACTGGGGCGTTGTCTGGCTCTATGCCGGCGCCATCATCTTCGGCCGCACCCTGGATGAAACCGGGGCTGCCTACTGGATGGCTAGAAGTGTCATCGACTTTCTGGCGCCCCTTGGAATGGACTCAGGCATTCCCCTGATGCTGGTCAACAACGGTCTCACAGCCGTTTTGACCAACCTCATGGCCGACGGACCTGCAGCTGCAGCCGTTGGTCCCATTTCACTCAACATGGCAGGCCTTGTCCACCCAGGCACCACGTTTCTGCCGTTCATCGCCATGAGTACGGCAGCAGCCTCCTCATTTGCCTATTGCCTGATCATTGGAACGCCTCCCAACGCCATTGTTTATGCAAGTGGATACCTCGAACCCAAGGATTATTTCAAGGTCGGGGCAGTCATGTGGGTCGTGGCCAATGTGATGCTCATCCTTTTAACCACCGTATACTGGGGATACAGGGGGTTCGGCGGATTGCCCGGCTTCTAG
- a CDS encoding SLC13 family permease — MKSATMVSPSKTRAWWQSRPGFKPCILLLGGVILAFTALFTIPPGLMTLVSERAPVGYGLAPGCSTIMETVNQRLSPTASAEGTSPSMAGEKVARRAMVMVGILIVAVLFWGTEAISMGGTDLLVVVLMYVFCILPPNDIARAYLKDEVFFILGVLAVAVGVSKTGLDRRLGLMLLARVRSMGGICLFFLPLVTLCAGFVSGHALVAILIPMLMGVYKVSCRAHGVDQDRPLAMLLLLGLAYAGNIGGVVSPAAGGWNALMMGYLSDQGAPISFAGWMTRGVPFAMALSFVLGLYLYLVLKPRCRVTLVDLGRLIQQERERLPKFGGREAVMGLVLVSMILVMVFPGQHYGLGGPALGAVFAMIVFRIVTWEDLQKEVALDVVGLYGAACAMGAGLQFTGGALWVARSLFSMVPGFMTQGDGLFMVVAVMAGILTNFMGDGVVISALGPVVLPMGALGQMDPWTLGLGCAFASSFAHCLVFGSPNNAICFGMGRDPETGDRLLRVVDFLKYGVPFWVICMGFLYAWALMGCGAFIL; from the coding sequence ATGAAATCAGCCACAATGGTCAGTCCGTCCAAGACCCGTGCATGGTGGCAGAGCCGGCCGGGATTTAAACCCTGTATCCTGTTGCTGGGCGGGGTGATCCTCGCATTCACGGCGTTGTTTACCATCCCCCCGGGTCTTATGACCTTGGTCAGCGAACGAGCGCCTGTGGGGTATGGACTTGCTCCGGGCTGCTCCACCATCATGGAGACTGTGAATCAAAGGCTTTCGCCCACCGCCTCTGCCGAAGGGACCTCCCCTTCCATGGCAGGGGAGAAGGTGGCCCGGCGTGCCATGGTCATGGTGGGCATTCTGATCGTGGCTGTGCTTTTCTGGGGAACTGAGGCGATTTCCATGGGTGGTACAGACCTCCTGGTCGTGGTTCTCATGTATGTTTTTTGTATCCTTCCCCCCAATGATATTGCCAGGGCCTATTTAAAGGATGAGGTCTTTTTTATCCTGGGTGTCCTTGCCGTTGCCGTGGGGGTCTCGAAAACAGGGTTAGACCGGCGTTTGGGACTCATGCTTCTTGCCCGGGTCCGGAGTATGGGTGGGATCTGCTTGTTTTTCTTGCCCCTGGTTACCCTCTGTGCCGGATTTGTATCGGGCCACGCCCTTGTGGCAATCTTGATTCCCATGCTCATGGGGGTGTACAAGGTGAGCTGCAGGGCCCATGGTGTGGATCAAGACAGACCCCTTGCCATGCTTCTGCTCCTGGGGCTTGCCTATGCCGGAAACATCGGGGGCGTGGTTTCTCCTGCGGCAGGTGGCTGGAACGCCCTGATGATGGGCTATCTCTCGGACCAGGGTGCACCCATTTCCTTTGCCGGGTGGATGACCCGGGGGGTTCCCTTTGCCATGGCCCTGTCGTTCGTCCTTGGCCTTTATCTCTATCTTGTTTTAAAGCCCAGGTGCCGGGTGACCCTTGTGGACCTGGGCCGGTTAATTCAGCAGGAGAGGGAAAGGCTTCCAAAGTTTGGGGGCAGGGAGGCCGTGATGGGCCTGGTTCTTGTGTCCATGATTCTTGTCATGGTCTTCCCCGGGCAGCACTACGGACTTGGGGGCCCGGCCCTTGGAGCTGTTTTTGCCATGATCGTCTTTCGTATTGTCACCTGGGAGGATCTTCAGAAAGAGGTTGCCCTTGATGTGGTCGGTCTCTATGGTGCCGCCTGTGCCATGGGTGCTGGGTTGCAGTTTACGGGGGGAGCATTGTGGGTTGCAAGATCATTATTTTCCATGGTTCCCGGGTTCATGACCCAGGGGGACGGGCTTTTCATGGTCGTTGCCGTCATGGCCGGTATCCTGACTAATTTTATGGGAGATGGGGTGGTTATTTCGGCCCTGGGACCGGTGGTGCTTCCCATGGGCGCCCTGGGGCAAATGGACCCCTGGACCCTGGGGCTGGGTTGTGCCTTTGCCTCGTCCTTTGCCCATTGTCTCGTGTTTGGAAGCCCGAACAATGCCATCTGCTTTGGCATGGGCCGGGATCCTGAAACCGGTGACCGCCTGCTCAGAGTGGTTGATTTCTTAAAATATGGGGTGCCCTTCTGGGTCATATGCATGGGGTTTCTCTATGCCTGGGCTTTGATGGGGTGTGGAGCGTTTATACTATGA
- a CDS encoding response regulator, translating to MLKQIKVLMVDDEERFRETTSTLLKKRGFITTIAASGEAAIEVIKKTPQDVVILDIRMGGMDGHEALAEIKRISPATEVIMLTGHGTPDSAAKALTKDAFDYLNKPCDIDLLAMKIQDAYTAQKIGKKQRDKKVSDVMLGIDVYSTITMDATVKEAMEKLNLSFRSSIASSRLMETGHRSLLIFDNTNKEPVGILSIMDLLKAVRPAYLSAPKPSTADSMQYSSMFWDGLFYTQTKAMANKKVKDFMGDMPPMIDEETNLMEVANLMVTTGLRRLIVKKDGRVTGIIREQDLFFEMANIIL from the coding sequence ATGTTAAAACAGATCAAAGTGCTCATGGTGGATGACGAGGAGCGATTCAGGGAGACGACATCGACCCTGCTGAAAAAAAGAGGCTTTATCACCACCATTGCCGCAAGTGGTGAAGCGGCCATCGAAGTCATTAAAAAGACCCCCCAGGATGTGGTGATCCTTGACATTCGAATGGGCGGGATGGACGGACACGAAGCCCTGGCCGAAATTAAACGTATTTCGCCTGCCACTGAGGTGATCATGCTCACGGGCCATGGCACCCCGGATTCGGCTGCCAAAGCACTGACCAAAGATGCCTTTGACTACCTCAACAAACCCTGCGACATTGACCTGCTGGCCATGAAGATCCAGGACGCCTACACGGCCCAAAAAATTGGAAAAAAACAACGGGACAAAAAGGTCAGTGACGTCATGCTGGGCATTGACGTTTATTCCACCATTACCATGGATGCAACCGTAAAAGAGGCCATGGAAAAACTCAACCTTTCGTTCAGAAGCTCAATTGCAAGCTCACGACTCATGGAGACAGGCCACCGTTCGCTGTTAATCTTTGACAACACCAACAAGGAACCCGTGGGCATCCTGTCCATCATGGATCTCCTAAAGGCGGTTCGACCAGCCTATTTATCCGCTCCCAAACCCTCAACAGCAGACAGCATGCAGTATTCCTCCATGTTCTGGGACGGCCTGTTCTACACCCAGACAAAGGCCATGGCCAACAAGAAGGTCAAGGATTTCATGGGGGACATGCCCCCCATGATTGATGAGGAGACCAACCTCATGGAGGTGGCCAACCTCATGGTCACCACTGGGTTGCGGCGCCTTATCGTTAAAAAGGACGGCCGGGTGACGGGCATCATCAGGGAACAGGACCTGTTCTTTGAAATGGCAAACATCATTCTATAG
- a CDS encoding sensor histidine kinase: MKQDKPNTIKRMLVFRLLMLPMVVLLLVCATIAFYLINYSGNQIKNELMRTAADHRNLIDCFFAEKKATLKFIIESNTLASMSDNTFLKKLLKNLQTESKAFVDLGVFDENGNHLAYAGPYDLAGKNYGDTPWFKGLRDKGVYISDEFMGFRNVPHFIIAVKRMDNSRTWYVRATIDTYFFNDLVENIRIGKTGEAYIVNSNGIFQTRRRSGGRLMEQDTEFNLYTTAKHAAASFCAGGRFNLEHLYAAVPLKQKNWTLVVRQATTDAFAPIAISALISFLIIAGGGAAVAVTGYIMASNMANRLKIADVEKREMTTQLIIAGKLAEVGEMSTGIAHEINNPLQIMKAELAMIEELFMDLVPLMDKGAEEIMAQVKDSFDQIGIQIQRCATITRGLLNFARKTDHKLTPVKIQTLLPQIVQMVDHRARVEDIRIVQEMDPDLPEIMSDANQLQQVFLNLLNNSIYALEQRSQGEIRINAVKNSADIIIRFSDNGCGFSRETMEKAFLPFFTTKPVGKGTGLGLSTVYGIIKGLGGEITLTSELNQGSTFTIRLPLNVKDQSHETA, translated from the coding sequence TTGAAACAAGACAAACCTAACACCATCAAACGAATGCTCGTTTTCCGTCTGCTCATGCTTCCCATGGTGGTCCTGCTGCTGGTATGTGCCACCATCGCCTTTTACCTCATCAACTACTCAGGGAACCAGATAAAGAATGAGCTCATGCGTACGGCAGCAGATCACAGGAATCTGATTGACTGTTTCTTTGCTGAAAAAAAAGCCACCCTTAAATTCATCATTGAATCAAACACACTGGCCTCAATGTCAGACAACACCTTTCTCAAGAAGCTGTTAAAGAACCTCCAGACCGAGTCAAAGGCATTTGTGGACCTGGGAGTCTTTGATGAAAATGGAAACCACCTGGCCTATGCCGGTCCCTATGACCTTGCCGGAAAAAACTATGGAGATACGCCCTGGTTCAAGGGGTTGAGGGACAAGGGGGTTTATATCTCAGACGAATTTATGGGATTCAGAAACGTTCCCCATTTTATTATTGCCGTCAAACGCATGGACAACAGCAGAACCTGGTATGTACGTGCCACCATAGACACCTATTTTTTCAACGACCTTGTTGAGAATATAAGGATCGGCAAAACAGGCGAAGCCTATATTGTCAACAGCAACGGCATTTTCCAGACTCGACGACGATCCGGCGGACGCCTCATGGAGCAGGACACAGAATTCAATCTCTACACCACGGCCAAACACGCGGCCGCCTCCTTCTGTGCCGGCGGCCGTTTCAATCTCGAGCATCTTTACGCGGCCGTTCCCCTGAAACAGAAGAACTGGACCCTGGTGGTCCGCCAGGCCACAACCGACGCCTTTGCCCCCATTGCCATCTCAGCCCTCATCTCGTTTCTCATCATTGCGGGCGGTGGGGCTGCCGTTGCCGTCACCGGTTATATCATGGCGTCCAATATGGCCAACCGCCTGAAAATTGCAGATGTTGAAAAACGGGAGATGACCACCCAGCTTATCATTGCCGGCAAGCTTGCCGAAGTCGGTGAAATGAGCACCGGCATTGCCCATGAAATCAACAACCCCCTCCAGATCATGAAGGCGGAACTTGCAATGATTGAAGAGTTGTTCATGGATCTTGTCCCCCTTATGGATAAGGGCGCCGAAGAGATCATGGCCCAGGTAAAGGATTCCTTCGATCAGATCGGCATTCAAATCCAGCGATGCGCCACCATTACCCGGGGTCTGCTCAACTTTGCCAGAAAAACAGACCATAAGCTGACCCCGGTCAAAATCCAGACCCTTCTTCCCCAGATCGTCCAGATGGTGGACCACCGGGCAAGGGTCGAAGATATTCGCATCGTCCAGGAGATGGACCCGGATCTTCCCGAAATCATGAGCGATGCAAACCAGCTCCAGCAGGTATTTTTAAACCTTCTCAACAACTCGATCTACGCCCTTGAACAGCGGTCCCAGGGTGAAATCCGCATCAATGCCGTAAAAAACAGTGCAGACATAATAATCCGCTTCAGCGACAACGGGTGCGGTTTTTCCAGGGAGACCATGGAAAAAGCGTTTTTACCGTTTTTTACCACAAAGCCCGTGGGCAAGGGGACGGGTCTTGGGTTGAGCACTGTCTACGGCATCATCAAGGGGCTTGGCGGTGAAATCACCCTCACAAGCGAACTCAACCAGGGGTCGACCTTCACCATCCGCCTGCCCCTTAATGTCAAGGACCAAAGCCATGAAACGGCTTAA
- a CDS encoding response regulator, with amino-acid sequence MLNTRLMIVDDEERFLKTTKGLMEKRKCIVSTALSGIEALEILAKQEMDVVILDVKMPGMDGVEVLRRIKQTHPLVEVIMLTGHSTTESAVEGMKLGAFDYLLKPCDINILFSKVMEAVDKKQTREQQMNQGGKDR; translated from the coding sequence ATGCTGAATACACGCCTGATGATAGTAGATGATGAAGAACGATTTCTGAAAACAACAAAGGGCCTTATGGAAAAAAGAAAATGCATTGTTTCCACAGCCTTGAGTGGGATCGAGGCCCTTGAGATTCTTGCCAAACAAGAGATGGATGTGGTGATCCTGGATGTGAAAATGCCGGGAATGGACGGGGTTGAGGTGCTGCGCAGGATAAAACAGACCCATCCCCTGGTTGAGGTGATCATGCTCACGGGCCACTCAACCACAGAATCAGCAGTTGAGGGAATGAAGCTCGGGGCCTTTGACTATCTTTTAAAACCCTGTGACATCAATATCCTCTTTAGCAAGGTCATGGAGGCAGTAGACAAGAAACAGACCAGGGAACAACAGATGAACCAGGGGGGGAAGGACCGTTGA
- a CDS encoding response regulator yields the protein MDNITINLLVVDDEEEFLDSITRSLSVRNFKVVAVNRGEKAIEAVKAHDVDVALVDLKMPGINGEETLAALKKEKEGLEVIILTGHGTIDSAIECTRIGAFAFLQKPCELKELLDTLHRAYEKKQKNIEAINEQRIKGILKSKA from the coding sequence ATGGATAACATCACCATCAATCTTTTAGTTGTAGACGACGAGGAAGAATTCCTCGATTCCATCACCCGAAGTCTTTCAGTTCGAAATTTTAAGGTCGTTGCCGTAAACAGGGGAGAAAAGGCCATTGAAGCGGTCAAGGCCCATGATGTTGACGTGGCACTGGTGGACCTCAAAATGCCGGGCATAAACGGCGAGGAAACCCTAGCTGCCCTTAAAAAGGAGAAGGAAGGACTTGAGGTAATTATTCTCACCGGCCACGGTACCATCGACTCAGCCATTGAATGCACAAGGATCGGGGCCTTTGCCTTTCTCCAGAAACCATGTGAGCTCAAAGAACTGCTCGACACCCTGCACAGGGCCTATGAAAAGAAACAGAAAAACATTGAAGCAATCAACGAACAACGAATCAAAGGAATCCTTAAGTCAAAGGCATGA
- a CDS encoding response regulator translates to MEIKVLVVDDEIDFLETIIKRLNKKGINTVGVSSGEAAVEKIKESAFDVILLDIKMAGGMDGIDTLQEIKRLRPLAQVILLTGHGTVESSVEGMKLGAFDYVLKPARFEDLCEKITKAYQEKENQDSKIRKANIDQLVRFPGRVFDQ, encoded by the coding sequence ATGGAAATTAAAGTGCTGGTGGTTGATGATGAGATCGATTTTCTCGAAACCATTATAAAACGGCTCAATAAAAAAGGGATCAACACTGTCGGGGTGTCAAGCGGGGAAGCGGCCGTGGAAAAAATCAAGGAGAGCGCCTTTGACGTTATTCTTCTGGATATCAAGATGGCCGGCGGCATGGACGGCATTGACACCCTCCAGGAGATAAAGCGTCTCCGGCCCCTTGCCCAGGTGATTTTGCTCACTGGCCATGGAACCGTGGAGTCAAGTGTTGAGGGAATGAAGCTCGGGGCATTTGACTATGTGCTCAAACCGGCCCGGTTTGAAGACCTGTGTGAAAAGATCACCAAGGCATATCAGGAAAAGGAGAATCAGGACAGCAAGATCCGCAAGGCAAACATTGATCAGCTGGTGCGTTTTCCCGGACGGGTATTTGATCAATAG
- a CDS encoding response regulator: MNVFKRLKRLKTLLIDDDEWIRDAMSIFFASEGCALQALETAEEALQICTRDHFDIVIVDYMLPGMNGINFVLALDKLSMDSKSAPPKPMVKILITAHGEDEIVTLAKAAGFHEIIHKPFTPEAIENVIKDQISNMEADY; this comes from the coding sequence ATGAATGTATTCAAAAGACTCAAACGATTAAAAACTCTTCTTATTGACGATGACGAATGGATCAGAGACGCCATGTCCATCTTTTTTGCAAGCGAGGGGTGTGCCCTTCAAGCCCTTGAAACCGCAGAAGAGGCCTTGCAGATCTGCACCCGGGATCACTTTGATATCGTTATTGTCGACTACATGCTGCCGGGAATGAACGGAATAAATTTTGTATTGGCCCTGGACAAATTATCCATGGATTCAAAATCCGCCCCCCCAAAACCCATGGTCAAAATTCTCATCACAGCCCATGGGGAAGATGAGATCGTAACCCTTGCAAAGGCGGCCGGGTTCCATGAAATCATCCACAAGCCCTTTACCCCGGAAGCCATTGAAAACGTCATCAAGGATCAGATTTCAAACATGGAGGCGGATTATTGA
- a CDS encoding sensor histidine kinase: MNKPGYQVFRQKIVFTTLLISFVPLALLGYTLYYGFARAFFQRVEQDLVSRVATCSQSLDLFLEERKVILSAIAQSGTLAFYREPVHLRALFETINAQTGGGLVDIGVINNQGDHLAYVGPYNLEGLNYRDQVWFNLVMVKGIYVSDVYMGFRQIPHFVIAVKASDPAGDWVLRATIDPEIFARLVTTAQTGRTGDAFIINRQGVYQSRPRFHKKEILTICEIDPARFGAGTTMVKNMEKPDHGVVYAGRWINKNNWLFIVRQDLDENIPSLSGISPQEIAMFFIAALAIVLTTVVTTGMSVNKLQERERQLKELNAQLIQADKMAALGKMAAGVAHEINNPLGIIAAKAGWMRDLLEDEAFRNSENFKEYDQALEKIEEHVERAAKVTHNMLGFARSMEPVMERVDVNQVLKKTLEFLDYHAGINDIRIETRFDESIPEIMSDQSQLQQVFLNILNNAVDAIERQGTITVETLAKTDTLVIHITDTGRGIPETLKKKIFDPFFTTKAVNKGTGLGLSITYTIVERLGGTIQVESGQGRGTCFTVVLPLTVSKKTIA, translated from the coding sequence ATGAATAAACCAGGTTATCAGGTGTTTCGCCAGAAGATTGTTTTCACTACCCTGTTGATTTCCTTTGTTCCCCTGGCATTGCTCGGGTACACACTTTACTATGGTTTTGCCAGGGCCTTTTTCCAGCGGGTTGAGCAGGATCTGGTTTCAAGGGTTGCAACCTGTTCCCAGAGCCTGGATCTTTTTCTGGAAGAGCGTAAGGTGATTCTGTCGGCCATTGCCCAATCAGGAACCCTTGCCTTTTACAGGGAACCTGTTCATTTAAGGGCATTGTTTGAGACCATAAACGCCCAGACCGGCGGCGGTCTTGTGGATATAGGGGTGATAAACAATCAGGGGGATCATTTGGCCTATGTGGGACCCTACAACCTGGAGGGGCTCAACTACAGGGACCAAGTATGGTTCAATCTGGTCATGGTCAAGGGCATTTACGTGAGCGATGTGTACATGGGTTTCCGACAGATTCCCCATTTTGTCATTGCAGTAAAGGCAAGTGACCCTGCTGGAGACTGGGTGCTAAGGGCCACCATCGACCCTGAAATTTTTGCACGCCTTGTCACCACGGCCCAGACCGGCAGAACCGGAGACGCCTTTATCATTAACCGCCAGGGCGTTTACCAGAGCCGGCCGCGGTTTCACAAAAAAGAAATCCTTACCATTTGTGAAATAGATCCGGCCCGTTTCGGGGCCGGTACCACCATGGTGAAAAACATGGAAAAGCCGGACCATGGCGTGGTTTATGCCGGTCGATGGATCAATAAAAATAACTGGCTGTTCATCGTCCGGCAGGACCTGGACGAGAATATCCCCTCGTTGTCCGGCATAAGCCCCCAGGAAATTGCAATGTTTTTCATTGCAGCTTTGGCCATTGTGTTGACAACGGTCGTTACAACGGGTATGAGCGTGAATAAACTCCAGGAACGTGAAAGACAGTTAAAGGAACTCAATGCCCAGCTCATCCAGGCCGACAAGATGGCGGCCCTTGGCAAGATGGCGGCAGGTGTGGCCCATGAAATTAACAACCCCCTGGGAATTATCGCGGCAAAGGCGGGTTGGATGCGGGACCTTCTGGAGGACGAAGCATTTCGCAACAGTGAAAATTTCAAGGAGTATGATCAGGCTCTTGAAAAGATTGAAGAGCATGTGGAACGGGCCGCCAAGGTAACTCACAATATGCTGGGATTTGCAAGGAGTATGGAACCGGTTATGGAGCGGGTGGATGTCAACCAGGTGCTTAAAAAGACCCTGGAGTTCCTGGATTACCACGCCGGGATCAACGACATCAGGATTGAGACCCGATTTGACGAATCCATCCCCGAGATCATGAGTGATCAGTCCCAGCTTCAGCAGGTGTTTTTGAATATTTTGAACAATGCCGTTGACGCCATTGAACGACAGGGAACGATCACGGTGGAAACCCTTGCAAAAACAGATACCCTGGTGATTCATATCACGGACACTGGCAGGGGGATTCCAGAAACCCTTAAAAAGAAAATTTTTGATCCGTTTTTCACCACCAAGGCGGTCAACAAGGGGACGGGGCTGGGGCTGTCCATTACCTACACCATAGTTGAACGTTTGGGCGGAACCATCCAGGTGGAGAGCGGTCAGGGACGGGGAACCTGTTTCACCGTTGTTCTGCCCCTGACAGTTTCGAAAAAAACGATTGCATAG